CATTACCTCCTGAACGGCGAGAAGACCTGGATTTCGAACGGCGGCGTCGCCGATTTCTACCTCGTCTTCGCCCGCACCGGCGAGAGGCCGGGGGCAAAGGGACTCTCCGCCTTTGTCGTGGACGCCGAGACGCCGGGGCTCGAGATCGCCGAACGCATCGAGGTCATCGCCCCGCACCCCCTGGCGCGGCTGCGCTTCGCGGGTTGCCGGGTGCCGGCGGCGAACCTCGTCGGCGCGGCAGGCGCGGGCTTCGGGGTGGCGATGGCGACCTTGGACGTCTTTCGCTCGACCGTCGGCGCGGCGGCCTTGGGCTTCGCGAGGCGCGCGCTCGAGGAGGCGCTGGCGCACACCACCCGGCGAGAACTCTTCGGCGCGCCGCTCGCCGACATGCAGCTCACCCGAGCCAGGCTGGCGGAGATGGCGCTCGAGGTCGATACCAGCGCCCTGCTCGTCTACCGCGCCGCCTGGACCAGGGACTGCGTGGCCGAGCGGGTGACGCGCGAGGCGGCGATGGCCAAGCTCCACGCCACCGAGGCGGCGCAGCGCGTCATCGACGCTGCGGTGCAGCTCCACGGCGGGCGCGGCGTGAGGCGCGGCGAGATGGTCGAGAGGCTGTACCGGGAAATCCGCGCCCTCAGGATCTACGAGGGCGCCTCGGAAGTGCAGGGACAGGTCATCGCCAGGCAGGTTTTGAGGGCCTTCGAGGAGGGAGCATGAGCGGCACCGACCACCCCGACCACCCCTATACTGCCCACTCCTATACTGCCCACTCCTATACTGCCCACCAGGACCTTTTCGCGCGGGACAACCTGCCGCCCAGGGCGCAGTGGCCCGACTTCATCAACTTGGACAGGCTGGGCTACCCCGAGCGGATGAACTGCGCGGCGGAACTCCTCGACGCTCAGGTCGCGGCGGGTTTCGCCGACGGACCCTGCTTGCGGAGCGAGCGGGGCGACTGGAGCTACCGCGAGCTTCAGGAGAACGCCAACCGGGTCGCCCGCGTCCTGGTGCGCGACCTCGGCATGGTGCCGGGCGAGCGTGTGCTCTTGGCCGCGCCCAACAACCCGATGATGGTGGCGTCATGGTTCGGTGTCGTCAAGGCGGGCGGCGTCGCGGTGGCGGCGATGCCGCTCTTGCGGGCCAAGGAACTGAGGACGATAGCAGACAAAGCCAAGGTCCGCCTGGCCCTCTGCGACGCCTCGCTGAGGGACGAGGTGGAGCGCGCCGCGGCGGGGAGCGACACCCTGGGGCGCGTCCACTACTTTTACGGCGGCGACTTGGAAAGCCTGATGGCGAAGCAGCCGCCGGACTTCGAGGCGGTGGAGACCGCCGCGGACGACGTCTGCCTCATCGCCTTCACCTCCGGCACCACCGGCTCGCCCAAGGGCACGGTCCATTTTCACCGCGACGTCTTGGCCATCTGCGACACCTTCTCCAGGGAGGTGCTGAGGCCCGAGCCGGACGACCTCTTCATCGGCTCGCCGCCGATCGCCTTTACCTTCGGCCTGGGCGGGCTGGTGCTCTTCCCCATGCGCGTCGGCGCCAGCTCCTACCTGCTCGAGAAGCCCTCGCCGCCCAAGCTGGCCGCGGCCATCGAGAGGTCCGGGGCGACGGTCTCTTTCACCTCGCCGACCGCCTACCGGATGATGCTCGACTCAGGCTGCGACCTCTCGAGCCTCAAAAAGTGCGTCTCGGCGGGCGAGACGCTGCCCAAGGCGACCTGGGACGCCTGGTTTAACGAGACCGGCCTGAAGCTCATCGACGGCATCGGCGCCACCGAGATGCTGCACATCTTCATCTCCGCTGCAGAAGGCGACATCCGTCCCGGCGCCACCGGCAAGCCGGTGCCCGGCTACGAGGCCAAGGTGGTGGACGACGAGGGCCGCGAACTCTCGCCGGGACAGGTCGGCAGGCTGGCGGTGCGCGGCCCCACGGGCTGCCGCTACCTCGCCGACGAGCGGCAGCTCGCTTACGTGCAAGGCGGCTGGAACCTGACCGGCGACCTCTACGAGCGGGACGAGGACGGCTACTTTCACTACCGGTCGCGCGCCGACGACATGATCGTCTCGGCGGGCTACAACATCTCCGGGCCGGAGGTCGAGGACGCGCTGCTCACCCATCCGGCGGTGAGCGAGTGCGCGGTGGTCGGCGCGCCCGACCCTATCCGCGGTCAGATCCCCAAGGCCTACGTGGTCCTAAAAGACGGCGTCTTAAAAGACGGCCGGGCCGGGAGTGACGCGCTCGTCAAAAGGCTTCAGGAGCATGTCAAGGCCACCGTCGCGCCCTACAAGTACCCGCGCGCCATAGCGTTCGTGGACAGCCTGCCCCGCACCCAGACGGGCAAGGTGCAGCGCTTCAGG
This genomic stretch from Deinococcota bacterium harbors:
- a CDS encoding AMP-binding protein; translation: MSGTDHPDHPYTAHSYTAHSYTAHQDLFARDNLPPRAQWPDFINLDRLGYPERMNCAAELLDAQVAAGFADGPCLRSERGDWSYRELQENANRVARVLVRDLGMVPGERVLLAAPNNPMMVASWFGVVKAGGVAVAAMPLLRAKELRTIADKAKVRLALCDASLRDEVERAAAGSDTLGRVHYFYGGDLESLMAKQPPDFEAVETAADDVCLIAFTSGTTGSPKGTVHFHRDVLAICDTFSREVLRPEPDDLFIGSPPIAFTFGLGGLVLFPMRVGASSYLLEKPSPPKLAAAIERSGATVSFTSPTAYRMMLDSGCDLSSLKKCVSAGETLPKATWDAWFNETGLKLIDGIGATEMLHIFISAAEGDIRPGATGKPVPGYEAKVVDDEGRELSPGQVGRLAVRGPTGCRYLADERQLAYVQGGWNLTGDLYERDEDGYFHYRSRADDMIVSAGYNISGPEVEDALLTHPAVSECAVVGAPDPIRGQIPKAYVVLKDGVLKDGRAGSDALVKRLQEHVKATVAPYKYPRAIAFVDSLPRTQTGKVQRFRLRERAAEDAP
- a CDS encoding acyl-CoA dehydrogenase family protein, coding for MDSSYLDWPFLTPAHKAHALKIRAWAKDAARRMPPGDPHGDPHGDDVDALCRRWVGELARGGWLETSVSYEGRLDVRTLCLTREALASQDGLADFAFAMQGLGSGPITLFGTKEQKGRYLPAVARGEKVAAFALSEPEAGSDVASLAMSAVLDGDHYLLNGEKTWISNGGVADFYLVFARTGERPGAKGLSAFVVDAETPGLEIAERIEVIAPHPLARLRFAGCRVPAANLVGAAGAGFGVAMATLDVFRSTVGAAALGFARRALEEALAHTTRRELFGAPLADMQLTRARLAEMALEVDTSALLVYRAAWTRDCVAERVTREAAMAKLHATEAAQRVIDAAVQLHGGRGVRRGEMVERLYREIRALRIYEGASEVQGQVIARQVLRAFEEGA